The Bacillus sp. Y1 genome has a window encoding:
- a CDS encoding ring-cleaving dioxygenase, whose amino-acid sequence MVKKSMGIHHITAIVGHPQENVDFYSGVLGLRLVKQTVNFDDPGTYHLYFGNEGGKPGTIITFFPWAGARQGVIGDGQVGVTSYVVPKGAIQFWEGRLEKFNIPFTKLERFGENYLEFDDPHGLHLEIVEREAGEPNRWEFGGITLEYAIKGFGGATLLSTQPNKTADLLEKVMGLEKVGEEGDIVRFQSTADIGNMIDLKRTPIGRGQMGVGTVHHIAWRAEDDADQLDWKKHVEANGYGVTPVQDRNYFNAIYFREQGEILFEIATDPPGFAHDESVETMGGKLMLPSQYETHRHQIEQVLLPFEVRELD is encoded by the coding sequence ATGGTCAAAAAAAGTATGGGTATACATCATATTACAGCGATTGTCGGACACCCTCAAGAAAATGTGGATTTTTACTCAGGTGTGTTAGGGCTTCGATTAGTCAAACAAACGGTGAACTTCGACGACCCGGGAACATATCACCTCTATTTTGGAAATGAAGGTGGAAAACCAGGAACCATTATTACCTTTTTTCCGTGGGCTGGTGCTCGTCAGGGGGTAATTGGTGACGGTCAAGTAGGTGTTACTTCCTATGTAGTTCCTAAAGGAGCTATTCAATTTTGGGAAGGAAGATTAGAGAAGTTTAACATCCCGTTTACAAAGCTCGAACGCTTTGGTGAAAATTATCTAGAGTTTGATGATCCTCATGGGTTACATCTTGAGATAGTTGAAAGAGAAGCAGGAGAACCGAATAGATGGGAATTTGGAGGGATTACATTAGAGTATGCGATTAAGGGATTTGGGGGAGCAACTCTATTATCGACTCAACCGAACAAAACAGCAGACCTGTTAGAAAAAGTAATGGGGCTTGAAAAGGTAGGTGAGGAAGGAGATATTGTTCGTTTCCAGTCTACAGCAGACATCGGAAACATGATTGATTTAAAACGAACACCAATCGGGCGTGGACAAATGGGTGTTGGTACGGTTCATCATATCGCTTGGAGAGCAGAAGATGATGCCGATCAATTGGACTGGAAAAAGCACGTGGAAGCAAATGGGTATGGGGTAACTCCTGTTCAAGATCGAAATTACTTTAACGCAATCTACTTTAGAGAGCAGGGAGAAATCTTATTTGAAATTGCAACAGATCCTCCAGGGTTTGCTCATGATGAGTCTGTAGAAACGATGGGAGGAAAGCTCATGTTGCCAAGCCAATATGAGACTCATCGTCATCAAATAGAACAAGTTCTGCTTCCGTTTGAAGTAAGAGAGCTAGATTAA
- a CDS encoding DinB family protein yields the protein MNPRHEVLFTQLVSYRSEVLEVLKDVSEEQADIIPAGFKNNIRWNLGHIYLDQYLWIQAVTKEKAGVPEQFQSWFGYGACPDSFEKDTPSFQELKELLREQPVKIKEMYGERLEEEFPPTEMGMHTIEHVLIRTIFHEGLHMQTILDIKKFL from the coding sequence ATGAATCCACGTCATGAGGTTTTGTTTACTCAATTGGTAAGCTATCGAAGTGAGGTTTTGGAAGTTTTAAAGGATGTATCGGAAGAACAAGCGGATATCATACCTGCAGGATTTAAGAATAATATTCGTTGGAATCTTGGACATATCTATCTAGACCAGTATCTATGGATCCAAGCGGTTACGAAAGAAAAAGCAGGCGTGCCAGAGCAATTTCAATCATGGTTTGGATATGGAGCATGTCCAGACAGTTTTGAAAAGGACACTCCTTCTTTCCAAGAGTTAAAGGAATTACTAAGAGAACAACCTGTAAAGATCAAAGAAATGTATGGAGAAAGATTAGAGGAAGAATTTCCACCAACTGAAATGGGAATGCATACGATTGAACACGTACTCATTCGTACGATCTTTCATGAAGGCTTACATATGCAAACGATTTTAGATATAAAGAAGTTTCTATAA
- a CDS encoding alpha/beta hydrolase: MMKHIYQKGKDPQKPTLLLLHGTGGNELDLLPIAGMIDDSAGVLSVRGNILENGMPRFFRRLAEGVFDIEDLIFRTKELNDFLDEAAEKYDFDRNNIVAIGYSNGANIAASLLFHYENALKAAVLHHPMVPLRGIELPNLEGTSVFIGAGTNDPICSPEESTELQKLLEGANAKVELHWENRGHQLTADEVEAAAEWYRKL; the protein is encoded by the coding sequence ATGATGAAACATATTTATCAAAAGGGGAAAGACCCACAAAAACCAACTTTGTTATTGCTTCACGGTACAGGGGGAAATGAATTAGATTTACTACCTATAGCTGGTATGATTGACGATTCTGCGGGTGTGTTAAGTGTGAGAGGAAATATTCTAGAGAACGGCATGCCCCGATTCTTTAGACGTTTAGCTGAAGGGGTTTTTGATATTGAAGATTTAATTTTTCGGACAAAAGAGTTAAATGATTTTCTAGATGAAGCGGCTGAAAAATACGATTTTGACCGTAACAACATCGTAGCAATTGGATATTCAAATGGTGCGAACATTGCGGCCAGTCTGTTATTCCATTATGAAAATGCCTTGAAGGCTGCCGTGTTACACCATCCAATGGTCCCTCTGAGAGGAATCGAGCTTCCTAATTTGGAAGGAACATCGGTGTTTATCGGTGCAGGGACCAATGATCCTATTTGCTCGCCTGAAGAATCAACAGAGCTTCAAAAGCTATTAGAAGGTGCGAATGCAAAAGTCGAGCTTCATTGGGAGAACCGAGGGCACCAACTTACAGCAGATGAAGTAGAAGCAGCAGCTGAATGGTATCGAAAATTGTAA
- a CDS encoding CBO0543 family protein: protein MHVTIAILTILAAMKWGKGKNWREYHPSMLFISTGGLLYEYIVQDNTLWKFHPDFLYGHEMVVIVYAISTMPISIFLFLSHFPEKWLQRILYIFVWSGIYISVEWILHMFDRISYQNDWTLLYSFLFDLVMFSVIALHHNKPLPAYIISLCIIIFLIAQFDIPFKFAK, encoded by the coding sequence ATGCACGTTACTATTGCGATACTAACCATCTTGGCAGCGATGAAGTGGGGAAAAGGGAAAAACTGGCGCGAATATCATCCCAGTATGCTATTTATTTCCACAGGTGGTTTGCTGTATGAATATATCGTACAAGACAATACATTGTGGAAATTTCATCCTGATTTTCTCTATGGTCATGAAATGGTTGTCATTGTTTATGCAATAAGCACCATGCCTATTAGTATATTTTTATTTCTCTCCCACTTTCCTGAGAAATGGCTCCAACGTATCCTTTACATATTTGTTTGGTCCGGAATTTATATATCCGTTGAATGGATTTTGCACATGTTTGACCGAATATCGTATCAAAATGATTGGACCTTACTGTATTCATTTCTATTTGATCTTGTGATGTTTTCGGTTATTGCTTTACATCATAATAAACCACTTCCAGCATATATCATTTCTTTATGTATTATCATTTTCTTAATTGCACAGTTTGATATTCCGTTTAAATTTGCAAAATAG
- the map gene encoding type I methionyl aminopeptidase, translating to MIAKTEEDINGLKEIGRIVSFIREELVQKTVPGITTQELDDMAGILFEEHGAISAPKGEYNFPGYTCISVNEEVAHGIPGTRVIQEGDIVNIDVSGSKNGYFADTGISFVVGEGDPILTKICETAKEAFEIGLKKAKPGSKKSGLGKAVMAVARKNGLTVIKNLTGHGIGRRIHEAPDHIYNYNETWDDELLKDGMVIAFEPFISTQEEEVFQNEGDDWTYVTEKSFVAQCEHTIILTKNGPIVITR from the coding sequence ATGATTGCAAAAACAGAAGAAGATATTAATGGATTGAAGGAAATCGGGAGAATCGTTTCCTTTATCCGTGAGGAATTGGTGCAAAAGACGGTTCCAGGGATTACTACACAAGAGCTTGACGATATGGCTGGTATTCTTTTTGAAGAGCATGGAGCTATTTCTGCACCTAAGGGTGAATATAACTTTCCTGGCTACACTTGCATAAGTGTGAATGAAGAAGTGGCACATGGAATTCCTGGAACGCGTGTGATACAAGAAGGAGATATTGTTAACATTGATGTGTCCGGCTCAAAAAATGGCTATTTCGCCGATACAGGTATTTCCTTTGTTGTTGGTGAGGGAGACCCTATTCTTACGAAGATTTGCGAAACAGCAAAAGAAGCATTCGAAATAGGATTGAAGAAAGCAAAACCTGGCTCAAAGAAGAGTGGACTCGGAAAAGCTGTAATGGCTGTAGCCAGAAAGAATGGATTAACGGTTATTAAAAATCTAACTGGTCATGGCATCGGACGGAGAATACATGAAGCCCCTGATCATATTTATAATTACAATGAAACCTGGGATGATGAACTGTTAAAAGATGGTATGGTCATCGCTTTTGAACCATTCATCTCTACACAAGAAGAGGAAGTGTTCCAAAACGAAGGTGATGACTGGACATACGTCACAGAAAAAAGCTTTGTTGCTCAATGTGAACATACCATCATTCTTACTAAGAATGGACCGATCGTGATTACTCGATAA
- a CDS encoding flavin reductase family protein, giving the protein MLSINPSALSERENYKLLIGSIIPRPIAFVTSLSVEGVLNGAPFSYFNIVSSNPPLISLSIQRSGGNQKDTARNILHSKEFVIHVVDEENVQKINETAATLPPDESEIELVQFTPVNSVKVAVPGINESKIRFECTLEQSLELGGGDTPGCDLIIGKIVQFHIDPAIYHEGKIDPRALGAVSRLAGINYAKIGDIFSIERPK; this is encoded by the coding sequence ATGCTTTCCATTAATCCGTCAGCATTGTCCGAGAGAGAAAATTACAAGCTGTTAATCGGTAGTATTATCCCAAGACCGATTGCATTTGTTACCTCATTATCGGTAGAGGGAGTACTAAACGGTGCTCCTTTCAGCTACTTTAACATTGTATCCTCCAATCCTCCTTTGATTTCTTTATCTATACAGAGATCAGGTGGGAACCAAAAGGATACAGCAAGAAACATTCTTCATTCGAAGGAATTTGTTATCCATGTGGTTGATGAAGAAAATGTACAGAAAATAAACGAAACTGCAGCAACTCTTCCGCCTGATGAAAGTGAAATTGAGCTAGTTCAATTCACTCCAGTGAACAGTGTGAAAGTTGCTGTACCAGGAATAAATGAGTCGAAAATCCGGTTCGAGTGTACGTTAGAGCAGTCACTGGAGTTAGGTGGAGGAGATACACCTGGGTGTGATTTGATCATTGGAAAAATCGTTCAGTTTCACATCGACCCAGCCATTTATCACGAAGGGAAGATTGATCCAAGAGCCCTGGGAGCGGTAAGTCGGCTAGCCGGAATCAATTATGCCAAAATAGGTGACATCTTTTCGATCGAAAGACCAAAATAA
- a CDS encoding NCS2 family permease codes for MERFFQLKELGTNVKTEILAGITTFLTMVYIIFVNPAILSAAGVPFNQVFVATIASAVIGTLIMALFAKYPIAIAPGMGMNAYFTSVVAVHGISYQVVFGAVFLAGVLFLLLSFTKLRETLIHSIPASLKYGITSGIGLFIAFIGLKMAGIVVANPDNLVAFGDLHQPVTILSIVGLFVTLILIARKVNGALFIGMLVTAVIGYVTGDLKFDGVVATPPPIVFFDIDIMGVFTNGLYTVVFAFLLVTIFDTTGTMIGVAEQAGLMKNGNLPKVKSALMADAVATTVGSTLGTSPSSAYIESSTGVAAGGRSGLTSMVVAILFFLALFFSPIVSAISSLPAITAPTLIIVGCYMMEGLSKINWKIFDEAFPAFAIILTMPLTASIATGISIGFITYPLMKLVSGKGKEVHPILYVFGAIFILQMIFFPSH; via the coding sequence ATGGAACGCTTTTTTCAGTTAAAGGAATTAGGAACAAATGTAAAAACCGAGATTCTTGCAGGAATCACTACCTTTTTAACGATGGTGTATATCATCTTTGTAAACCCTGCGATTCTTTCAGCGGCAGGAGTACCTTTTAATCAAGTGTTTGTGGCGACGATTGCCTCAGCCGTTATCGGTACGTTGATCATGGCTCTATTTGCAAAGTATCCTATCGCCATTGCTCCAGGGATGGGGATGAATGCTTACTTTACAAGTGTAGTAGCTGTACATGGAATCAGTTATCAAGTTGTTTTTGGAGCTGTGTTTTTAGCAGGTGTGTTATTTCTATTATTATCCTTTACGAAGTTGCGAGAAACATTAATACATTCCATTCCAGCTTCTTTAAAATATGGGATTACATCAGGAATTGGTCTTTTCATAGCATTTATTGGATTAAAAATGGCGGGAATTGTCGTTGCCAATCCAGATAATTTAGTAGCTTTTGGGGATCTTCATCAACCGGTAACAATTTTATCTATCGTCGGATTGTTCGTAACTCTTATTTTGATTGCTCGTAAAGTAAATGGTGCATTGTTTATTGGAATGCTTGTAACAGCTGTGATTGGTTACGTTACAGGCGATTTAAAATTTGATGGAGTGGTTGCAACTCCACCACCAATTGTCTTTTTTGATATTGATATCATGGGTGTTTTCACAAACGGATTGTATACGGTTGTTTTTGCCTTTTTACTCGTTACGATTTTTGATACAACTGGAACGATGATTGGGGTAGCGGAACAAGCTGGTCTGATGAAAAACGGAAATTTGCCAAAGGTAAAATCTGCACTAATGGCAGATGCGGTAGCGACAACAGTTGGATCAACCTTAGGAACAAGTCCATCAAGCGCGTATATTGAGTCATCAACTGGGGTGGCTGCTGGTGGTCGTTCCGGTTTAACTTCAATGGTAGTGGCCATTCTGTTTTTCTTGGCATTATTCTTTTCGCCAATCGTGTCTGCGATTTCATCACTACCTGCGATAACAGCTCCTACATTAATTATCGTTGGCTGTTATATGATGGAGGGGTTATCAAAAATCAATTGGAAGATCTTTGATGAAGCATTTCCTGCGTTTGCAATCATTCTCACGATGCCTTTAACAGCTAGTATTGCAACCGGAATCTCCATTGGATTCATCACTTATCCATTAATGAAATTGGTAAGTGGCAAAGGAAAAGAAGTTCATCCCATTTTATATGTTTTTGGAGCAATCTTTATTTTGCAAATGATTTTCTTTCCTTCCCATTAA
- a CDS encoding VOC family protein encodes MKNPIKNEIGAVFIPVSDIEKARDWYCDVLGLPLDGEIFYGHIYVLPMKGTGIVLDSKIYSEERVSSAPMFHFNTDNIEEAFQYLKEKQVEIVSDIQHGHYFNVKDPDGNTLMICKC; translated from the coding sequence ATGAAAAATCCAATAAAAAATGAGATTGGTGCAGTATTTATCCCTGTTAGTGACATTGAAAAAGCAAGAGATTGGTATTGTGATGTATTAGGTTTACCATTGGATGGAGAAATCTTTTATGGTCATATCTATGTACTACCAATGAAGGGAACAGGAATTGTACTGGATAGCAAAATCTACTCAGAGGAACGCGTCTCCTCCGCGCCAATGTTCCATTTTAACACGGATAATATAGAAGAAGCCTTTCAATATTTGAAGGAAAAGCAGGTGGAAATCGTTTCCGACATTCAACACGGGCATTATTTTAACGTCAAAGATCCAGACGGAAATACACTTATGATTTGTAAGTGCTAA
- a CDS encoding ring-cleaving dioxygenase, with protein sequence MLKTVGIHHITAMVNDAQRNIDFYAGVLGLRLVKKTINFDRPEVYHLYFGNDSGQPGTVITFFPWAHQLKGRIGTGQVGVTSYIVPENSFSFWEDRLQSYGVRFVKTKRFRDTYLSFQDPDGLDIELVQRPNGPRNEWNVNGIGAEVAIKGFGGAILLSAKPHKTADVLENVLGLTCIGQEENYLRFQSEGELGNTIDIKLSPSVRGLMGAGTVHHLAWRARDEKEHQKWRELLVEKDYYPTDILDRNYFQALYFHEEGGILFEIATDPPGFTVDEPQIELGQKLMLPSWLESKREELENTLPPVEVRVLKGEK encoded by the coding sequence ATGTTAAAAACAGTAGGCATCCATCACATAACAGCCATGGTAAATGACGCTCAGCGTAATATAGATTTCTACGCAGGAGTTTTAGGGTTAAGGCTTGTGAAAAAAACGATAAATTTTGATCGTCCTGAAGTGTATCATCTCTATTTTGGAAATGACTCTGGACAACCTGGAACGGTAATTACTTTTTTCCCTTGGGCCCATCAACTAAAAGGGAGAATTGGAACCGGACAGGTTGGTGTCACAAGTTATATTGTTCCAGAGAACTCCTTCTCCTTTTGGGAGGACCGTTTACAATCGTATGGAGTTCGTTTTGTAAAAACGAAACGATTTAGAGATACTTATTTGAGCTTTCAAGATCCCGATGGATTGGATATTGAATTGGTACAGCGACCAAACGGTCCCCGAAATGAGTGGAATGTGAACGGTATTGGTGCAGAGGTGGCGATAAAAGGATTTGGAGGCGCCATTCTTTTGTCTGCGAAACCTCATAAAACGGCGGATGTATTAGAAAATGTTCTCGGACTAACATGCATTGGACAGGAAGAAAACTATTTACGGTTTCAGTCAGAAGGAGAGCTAGGAAATACAATCGATATTAAATTATCTCCGTCCGTTCGAGGCTTAATGGGTGCTGGAACCGTTCACCATCTTGCTTGGAGAGCTAGAGATGAAAAGGAACATCAGAAATGGCGAGAACTATTAGTGGAAAAGGATTATTATCCAACTGACATTCTTGATAGAAATTACTTTCAAGCGCTATACTTTCATGAAGAAGGTGGGATTCTTTTTGAAATAGCCACTGACCCGCCAGGCTTTACTGTTGATGAACCCCAAATAGAACTTGGTCAGAAATTAATGTTACCGTCTTGGTTAGAGTCAAAAAGAGAAGAATTAGAAAATACGTTACCACCAGTTGAGGTTCGAGTGTTGAAAGGAGAAAAATGA
- a CDS encoding carbohydrate kinase family protein has translation MGKLFSIGEVLIDFIPLEKGKALKDVISFERAPGGAPANVAAAVAKYGGSSSMITKLGVDAFGDFLVEKLEEAGVETDKVSRTSEANTGLAFVSLRLDGERDFSFYRNPSADLLLDEAEIDEEWFNKGDILHFCSVDLVESPMKQAHTKAIRAMKAKGGLVSFDPNVRLPLWKYAEECKNTILAFIPEAHIVKISDEELEFITGIADEETAISSLFQGEVKAIIYTKGASGAELYINGKKYESHGFKANVQDTTGAGDAFIGGFLYKLLENNASIEELEQLLETKAEEFLTFANASGALTTEGKGAISALPTVEDINKLINK, from the coding sequence ATGGGGAAGTTATTTTCTATCGGAGAAGTATTAATTGATTTTATCCCTTTGGAAAAAGGAAAAGCATTAAAGGATGTTATTTCTTTTGAACGTGCACCAGGAGGAGCTCCAGCTAACGTAGCGGCAGCGGTTGCCAAATATGGTGGATCCTCTTCTATGATTACTAAGCTGGGAGTAGATGCGTTTGGTGATTTTTTAGTAGAAAAGTTGGAAGAAGCCGGCGTAGAGACAGATAAGGTCAGCAGAACGTCTGAGGCCAATACAGGTCTTGCCTTTGTTTCTCTTCGACTAGATGGAGAGAGAGATTTTTCTTTTTACCGTAATCCATCAGCTGATTTACTGTTAGATGAAGCAGAAATTGATGAAGAGTGGTTTAATAAGGGAGACATTCTCCACTTTTGTTCGGTTGACTTAGTTGAAAGCCCAATGAAGCAGGCGCATACGAAAGCGATTCGAGCGATGAAAGCAAAAGGCGGCCTTGTTAGTTTTGATCCCAATGTAAGACTTCCCCTCTGGAAGTATGCAGAAGAATGCAAAAATACCATTCTGGCATTTATTCCAGAGGCTCATATCGTCAAAATTTCGGATGAAGAGCTTGAATTTATTACAGGGATAGCTGACGAAGAAACGGCCATTTCTTCTCTATTTCAAGGAGAGGTAAAAGCAATCATTTATACCAAAGGAGCCAGTGGTGCAGAACTTTATATAAATGGCAAAAAGTACGAATCTCATGGTTTTAAAGCAAATGTACAAGATACAACAGGTGCTGGAGATGCTTTTATTGGTGGCTTCTTATACAAGCTTTTAGAAAATAACGCCAGTATTGAAGAATTAGAACAACTACTAGAGACAAAAGCGGAGGAATTTCTTACATTCGCGAATGCAAGTGGGGCATTAACTACAGAAGGAAAGGGAGCGATTTCTGCTCTTCCTACAGTAGAGGATATTAATAAATTGATCAATAAATAG
- a CDS encoding serine/threonine protein kinase — protein sequence MEKECEIIDELLSHITISSNPNNQPVSIQGNVKELKCIGVGTDAAVFQYIHAPAYAYKLFANDKLEKIQMEAKVYEKLGSSPYFSTCYEARDRYLVVSYESGITLYDCLQQGIHIPLQVIQEVDKARAYARKKGLNPRDIHLKNILLQDDKVKIIDVSEYLLPGDDGRWEHLKRGYEEYYRLIDGKSIPAWLLETVRKSYNNRQTTSIEDFFKDVWKLKWF from the coding sequence ATGGAAAAAGAATGTGAAATTATTGATGAGCTCCTGTCCCATATAACCATTTCTTCGAATCCAAATAATCAACCCGTTTCGATTCAGGGGAATGTAAAAGAATTGAAGTGTATTGGTGTTGGTACGGATGCAGCTGTTTTCCAATATATTCATGCGCCAGCCTATGCATATAAACTGTTTGCTAATGATAAATTAGAAAAAATTCAGATGGAAGCAAAGGTGTATGAAAAACTGGGATCTTCTCCTTATTTTTCGACCTGCTATGAAGCAAGAGACCGGTATCTAGTCGTAAGTTATGAGTCAGGCATCACACTTTATGATTGTCTTCAGCAAGGGATTCATATTCCGTTACAGGTGATTCAAGAGGTGGATAAAGCGAGAGCTTACGCAAGAAAGAAGGGTTTAAATCCTCGTGATATTCACTTGAAAAATATTCTATTACAAGATGACAAAGTGAAAATCATCGATGTATCTGAATATTTATTACCTGGAGATGACGGTCGGTGGGAGCATTTAAAAAGAGGATACGAGGAGTATTATCGTTTAATAGATGGAAAATCCATTCCTGCATGGCTGTTAGAAACGGTTAGAAAAAGCTATAACAATAGACAAACAACAAGCATTGAAGATTTCTTTAAGGATGTATGGAAGTTGAAGTGGTTTTAG
- a CDS encoding ketoacyl-ACP synthase III — protein sequence MKDSRAQITAVGSYVPEKILTNEDLERMVETNNEWIIKRTGIKERRIASQQEFTSDICVKAVENLIEKNNKTVHDVDMIIVCTMTPDFKTPSVAALVQAKLGIPHTGAIDLNAACAGFTYGLHVANGLVTAGLNKKVLVIGAETMSKITDFTDRTTCVLFGDGGGAVLVEYNEDSPSFLSSHLGSQGELGKNLYCTDLSESINGESLTATGNITQNGREVYKWAVNTVPKGMLSVLEKTDISLQEIDWFVPHSANLRIIESICERSHFPIEKTLKSLVEYGNTSAATIPLALDKGVTEGKIKRGDKILLYGFGGGLTHAGVLLEWTV from the coding sequence ATGAAGGACTCGAGAGCACAAATCACTGCCGTAGGTTCGTATGTACCAGAGAAAATACTAACAAATGAAGATTTAGAGCGGATGGTTGAAACAAACAATGAATGGATCATCAAACGCACTGGTATAAAGGAAAGAAGAATAGCAAGCCAACAAGAGTTTACAAGTGATATTTGTGTAAAAGCGGTAGAAAATTTAATCGAAAAAAATAACAAGACTGTTCATGATGTAGATATGATTATTGTATGTACCATGACTCCAGATTTCAAAACTCCAAGTGTTGCTGCATTAGTCCAAGCTAAGCTCGGAATTCCTCATACCGGAGCGATTGATCTGAATGCGGCATGCGCAGGGTTTACCTATGGTTTACACGTTGCCAATGGTTTAGTTACTGCTGGTTTGAATAAAAAGGTTTTGGTTATTGGGGCAGAAACGATGTCAAAAATAACTGATTTTACTGATAGAACGACTTGCGTATTATTTGGTGATGGTGGGGGAGCGGTTCTTGTGGAATATAATGAAGATAGTCCAAGTTTCCTCTCCTCACATTTAGGTTCACAAGGGGAACTTGGGAAGAACTTATACTGTACAGATTTATCTGAGAGTATAAACGGAGAAAGCCTAACGGCAACAGGAAACATTACACAAAATGGGCGAGAAGTATATAAATGGGCTGTTAATACGGTTCCAAAAGGGATGTTGTCCGTACTAGAAAAGACAGACATAAGCTTACAAGAAATTGATTGGTTTGTACCACACAGTGCGAATCTTAGAATCATTGAGTCCATTTGTGAAAGAAGCCATTTTCCGATAGAAAAAACACTAAAAAGCTTAGTGGAATACGGGAATACCTCTGCAGCAACAATCCCTCTTGCATTGGATAAAGGGGTAACGGAGGGGAAAATAAAACGTGGAGATAAAATTTTATTATACGGCTTCGGTGGAGGTTTAACTCACGCCGGGGTGTTGTTGGAGTGGACAGTGTAG
- a CDS encoding DUF2383 domain-containing protein, with protein MKNETVIAELNALLKGTYMGIRSMEHYIEKVADEELRRHFQSMQQETKHNAQILAERIQNLSGVPADSEGITGAMQGYLHRMMLSEDPKDILEDALKGVDDYGVHYSEELVRGDLDPKSRQIVEEVIDTNRRHADFLRQLLQQ; from the coding sequence ATGAAAAATGAGACAGTTATTGCAGAACTAAATGCCCTACTAAAGGGTACTTACATGGGGATCCGCTCGATGGAGCACTATATTGAAAAAGTCGCTGATGAGGAACTAAGAAGACATTTTCAGTCAATGCAACAGGAAACAAAGCACAATGCCCAAATACTTGCCGAACGGATTCAAAATTTAAGTGGTGTACCAGCTGATAGCGAAGGGATAACAGGAGCCATGCAAGGTTATTTACATCGGATGATGCTCTCAGAGGATCCTAAAGATATCCTTGAGGATGCCTTAAAAGGTGTAGATGATTATGGTGTACACTATTCAGAAGAACTTGTAAGAGGAGATTTAGATCCTAAAAGCAGACAAATCGTTGAAGAAGTCATTGATACAAATCGAAGACATGCTGACTTTTTAAGACAATTACTACAGCAGTAG
- a CDS encoding sporulation protein: protein MFNIFTTLLKAGSPTVDLKINQPFAQIGDTITGCFYLHGGRKTQKIKRLECSLVKEYEDGSFDTVEEVTTILMSKQLSEKETLEFPFTFVITDKFQPTTSNITYRFHTNLVYSDNLSSKDHDELVILTSEGDD, encoded by the coding sequence TTGTTTAATATATTTACTACGCTACTAAAAGCCGGTTCACCTACTGTTGACCTTAAAATTAATCAGCCATTTGCTCAAATCGGCGATACGATAACTGGTTGTTTTTATCTCCATGGAGGCCGTAAAACTCAAAAAATTAAGAGGCTTGAATGTAGTTTGGTTAAAGAATACGAAGATGGAAGCTTCGATACGGTTGAAGAAGTAACAACCATTTTAATGTCGAAGCAACTAAGTGAAAAGGAAACGCTCGAATTCCCTTTCACTTTTGTGATAACTGATAAATTCCAACCAACCACAAGCAATATTACCTATCGATTTCATACAAATCTTGTCTACTCAGATAACCTTTCAAGTAAAGATCATGATGAACTGGTTATTCTTACTTCAGAAGGAGATGATTAA